The Akkermansia sp. N21116 genome includes a region encoding these proteins:
- a CDS encoding VWA domain-containing protein — MSISSSTHLTRQEQLAAMREFGNNTNARLPVLFLLDASSSMNGIIRGDNQHILRQEHSDGINWNIVTGDNIVTRMDELNVGLQRFVSDILADPLAKLAADVAVMTFARTVATVKEFGPIRESDTVLKISTSQENETLLGEAVELALAELDSRKRTYRAHGVEFYQPWLVVMTDGVPTSARHRELEGRLKELTAARKLSVFVFGIGRADLSELCSISPGRPPMQVNEQKFPELFAWLSRSVHTVSMSMPGDGVSLTPPPEDVWQV; from the coding sequence ATGTCTATATCATCATCAACACACCTAACCAGACAGGAACAGCTCGCCGCCATGCGCGAGTTCGGCAACAACACCAACGCCCGGCTTCCCGTTCTCTTCCTGCTGGATGCCAGCAGCAGTATGAACGGTATTATCCGGGGCGACAACCAACACATCCTCCGTCAGGAGCACTCCGACGGGATCAACTGGAATATCGTCACGGGAGACAATATCGTCACCCGGATGGACGAGCTCAACGTCGGGCTTCAGCGGTTCGTCAGCGACATTCTCGCCGATCCTCTGGCGAAGCTGGCCGCCGATGTAGCAGTGATGACTTTCGCCCGGACGGTAGCAACAGTAAAGGAGTTCGGTCCGATCCGGGAATCTGACACAGTCCTGAAGATCTCCACGTCACAGGAGAATGAAACGCTCCTTGGTGAAGCCGTCGAATTGGCTCTAGCTGAACTCGACAGCCGCAAGCGTACCTACCGGGCACACGGGGTGGAATTCTACCAGCCCTGGCTCGTCGTGATGACGGACGGGGTTCCGACCAGCGCCCGGCACCGGGAACTGGAGGGACGATTGAAGGAACTAACGGCTGCCCGCAAGCTCAGCGTGTTCGTCTTCGGTATCGGCCGCGCTGATCTGTCGGAGCTTTGCAGCATCAGTCCTGGGCGTCCTCCCATGCAGGTCAATGAGCAGAAGTTCCCGGAACTGTTCGCATGGCTGAGCCGGAGTGTCCACACGGTCAGCATGTCCATGCCGGGCGACGGGGTATCGTTGACTCCTCCCCCGGAGGATGTGTGGCAGGTGTAG